One segment of Rosa chinensis cultivar Old Blush chromosome 6, RchiOBHm-V2, whole genome shotgun sequence DNA contains the following:
- the LOC112169344 gene encoding transcription initiation factor TFIID subunit 10, with product MNHNNHQSQQSSEGRHDDDEASLSEFLASLMDYTPTIPDELVEHYLAKSGFQCPDVRLIRLVAVATQKFVAEVATDALQQCKARQAAVVKDKRDKQQKDKRPILTMEDLSKALREYGVNVKHQEYFADSPSTGMDPASREE from the exons ATGAACCATAATAACCACCAAAGCCAGCAATCGAGCGAAGGCAGGCACGACGATGACGAGGCATCTCTCTCTGAATTCCTCGCCTCCCTAATGGACTACACTCCCACC atACCCGACGAGCTTGTGGAGCATTACTTGGCCAAGAGCGGCTTCCAGTGTCCCGACGTTCGATT AATTAGGCTGGTAGCTGTTGCCACACAAAAGTTTGTCGCTGAGGTTGCAACTGATGCTCTACA GCAATGCAAAGCAAGACAGGCAGCAGTGGTGAAAGACAAAAGGGACAAACAGCAAAAG GATAAACGCCCAATATTGACTATGGAAGACCTGTCAAAGGCATTGCGTGAG TATGGCGTCAATGTGAAGCACCAAGAATATTTTGCTGACAGCCCTTCAACTGGGATGGATCCTGCATCAAGAGAGGAATAA